The following proteins come from a genomic window of Brevibacillus antibioticus:
- a CDS encoding non-ribosomal peptide synthetase: MSRFEKLDKQNIEDIVALSPVQEGILFHYLSDGNNVLYVEHMYYQLTDDINTDWFRQAWQVVVDTNEMLRTVFRYGISENPIQVILKHYHPPIAVYNEVLSKNEAESIRKSIRAKKMDIGKAPFEIYLLKLAPGLYEMILRFHHILFDGWSNAVLLKEFMAAYRAIKSHTPLAPVCKTKYKQFVVWNQKRDRDKQKAYWKSYLEGFETKTMLPIVGYQQQENVEMAEYQVTLSDKLRENMEQVAKQYHVTIATLLYCAWGVVLQRYNNTDDVLFGTTVSGRMAEVPGIEEIVGLFINTVPLRFLAQANEQVSTILQRLNRSLAERNAYESTPLVELKSCVDFDRKESLFDSIMVIENYPLDQSLMQAEQDFHIEFVGKTEVTNYDLTIEVSTHEQMSIHFIYHTAKFDPKLIEKMVRHFTNILFELTNRPDEPLNNLEMLSAEECKQLLNEFSTFQAPYPKEKSLDELIDEQAAKTPDKIALIYRDKSLTYQELWDKSTKLAKCLVKMGVVEDQCVGLMTESSLEMMIGILAVMKAGGAYLPIDVQYPRDRMRYMLENSGAGILLTQSHLMGQVLFAGKVICLDDPAIYEADDQAELPEKRNPDRLIYMIYTSGTTGQPKGVMVKHHAFVNLMTWYTEEFFIDENERILLIAPVGFDLAQKNLFAGLMKGGTLILYPSGLFDYKEMADLIDNQKITLINCTPSAFYPLLDFTQNDQYQKIKSLRKVFLGGESINCQALAPLVKSEYYTADIYNTYGPTECTDVVSFYLLDFTKPSQTISVPIGKPVYNTFLYVLDRFQKLQPVGVPGELYIGGVGVGRGYKNNPELTKQKFVPNPFVPGELMYGTGDLVKWLPDGNLDFIGRVDNQVKIRGYRIELGAIEKTLLEHEAIKEAAVICKEWNGAKYLVAFYVPTVELLVRQVKEYAENKLPTFMLPQTFVQLEALPLTPNGKIDKKKLAQYEPNMEIEAEAFKPTSEAEEFLLNIWRTLLRKQQIGVHHSFFELGGDSLLLIRMHAMIEKHYPDRVTVADLFAYPTIAKLSQFLTKANVKEKEPLSLPKLPLPIEYFGSRNTDSGEAFFTSTPNQHLWEKVTEIASQQRITSLDVLISVALFFFNQVSKQQVITLHSMSTDTTEVCNVTADFAATANFTELFHTVARQRANPAQSYPLRKVCATQRASDKQSVTLLFYEEHRMPQDVDLTTVYDLYFGLQQKPEQVIITCHYQNNHLNRQKVRQLFQSYMTVLAQVFESYSSVKS; the protein is encoded by the coding sequence ATGAGTCGATTCGAGAAATTGGATAAACAAAACATTGAGGATATTGTAGCCTTATCACCGGTACAGGAGGGAATTCTTTTTCACTATCTGAGCGATGGAAATAATGTCCTGTATGTCGAACACATGTATTATCAGTTGACTGATGACATCAACACCGATTGGTTCAGGCAAGCATGGCAGGTGGTTGTAGATACGAATGAGATGCTAAGAACCGTATTTCGATATGGCATCAGTGAAAATCCAATCCAAGTAATCTTAAAGCATTATCACCCGCCGATTGCTGTCTATAACGAGGTCTTGAGCAAGAACGAAGCGGAGTCGATCCGTAAGTCGATTCGTGCGAAAAAGATGGACATCGGAAAAGCTCCGTTCGAAATTTATTTACTAAAGCTAGCTCCTGGACTCTATGAGATGATACTTCGCTTTCACCACATCTTGTTTGATGGCTGGAGCAATGCGGTGCTACTCAAAGAGTTTATGGCTGCCTATCGTGCAATCAAGAGCCATACACCGCTTGCCCCGGTGTGTAAGACGAAGTACAAACAGTTCGTCGTTTGGAATCAAAAACGAGATCGTGACAAGCAAAAAGCATACTGGAAAAGCTATCTGGAAGGCTTTGAGACAAAGACGATGCTCCCGATTGTTGGGTACCAGCAGCAAGAGAATGTGGAGATGGCGGAATATCAGGTAACCCTCTCAGACAAGCTGAGGGAAAATATGGAGCAAGTTGCCAAGCAATACCACGTGACAATTGCTACTTTGCTCTATTGTGCGTGGGGCGTCGTGTTGCAACGCTACAACAATACAGATGATGTCCTGTTCGGAACGACAGTATCAGGGCGGATGGCAGAAGTGCCAGGAATCGAAGAGATCGTCGGTCTGTTTATCAACACCGTGCCGTTACGCTTTTTGGCACAGGCCAATGAGCAGGTGAGTACCATTTTGCAACGATTGAACCGCTCCTTGGCAGAGCGCAATGCCTATGAGAGCACGCCATTGGTAGAGCTCAAATCTTGCGTTGATTTTGACCGGAAAGAGAGTCTGTTCGATTCTATCATGGTGATAGAGAACTACCCGCTAGATCAGAGTTTGATGCAAGCGGAACAAGACTTTCACATCGAATTTGTCGGGAAAACAGAAGTTACCAATTACGATCTGACTATCGAAGTGTCGACACACGAGCAGATGAGTATCCATTTCATCTATCACACAGCAAAATTTGACCCTAAGCTGATTGAAAAGATGGTTCGGCATTTTACCAACATTCTTTTCGAGTTGACCAATCGCCCTGATGAACCACTTAATAATCTTGAAATGCTTTCGGCTGAAGAATGTAAACAATTGTTGAACGAGTTTTCTACGTTTCAGGCTCCTTATCCTAAGGAAAAGAGCCTTGACGAACTCATCGATGAACAGGCCGCGAAAACACCGGACAAAATTGCCTTGATCTATCGGGATAAATCGCTTACTTATCAGGAACTGTGGGACAAATCTACCAAACTAGCTAAGTGTCTGGTGAAAATGGGTGTAGTGGAAGACCAGTGCGTGGGTCTGATGACGGAGAGTTCGCTGGAGATGATGATTGGGATACTGGCAGTTATGAAAGCAGGAGGGGCCTATCTCCCAATTGATGTGCAATATCCCAGAGACCGAATGCGTTATATGCTCGAAAACAGCGGGGCGGGTATTTTACTGACTCAGTCCCATCTAATGGGCCAAGTACTATTTGCAGGCAAAGTCATTTGTCTGGATGACCCTGCAATCTATGAAGCAGACGATCAAGCAGAGCTTCCGGAGAAAAGGAACCCGGACCGGCTGATTTATATGATCTATACGTCAGGTACAACCGGACAACCCAAAGGGGTCATGGTGAAGCATCATGCGTTTGTTAATCTGATGACCTGGTACACAGAGGAATTCTTTATTGATGAGAATGAGCGCATCTTGCTGATTGCTCCGGTTGGCTTTGATCTGGCACAAAAGAATCTCTTTGCCGGTTTGATGAAAGGCGGGACGTTGATTCTCTATCCATCAGGATTGTTTGACTACAAGGAAATGGCAGATTTGATCGACAACCAAAAAATCACGCTGATTAACTGTACGCCGAGCGCCTTTTATCCATTGCTTGATTTTACCCAGAATGATCAATACCAAAAGATCAAAAGCTTACGCAAAGTATTCCTCGGAGGGGAATCGATTAATTGCCAAGCCTTGGCTCCTTTGGTGAAATCGGAGTATTACACTGCGGATATCTACAATACCTATGGTCCAACCGAATGTACGGATGTGGTTTCGTTCTATCTTCTTGATTTTACGAAGCCGAGTCAAACCATATCAGTTCCGATTGGCAAACCAGTATATAATACTTTCCTTTATGTGTTAGACCGATTCCAAAAGCTGCAACCGGTTGGGGTACCAGGAGAGTTGTACATTGGGGGAGTAGGCGTGGGCCGCGGGTATAAGAATAACCCAGAGCTCACCAAGCAAAAATTTGTCCCGAATCCCTTTGTTCCGGGAGAATTGATGTATGGTACTGGAGATTTGGTGAAATGGCTTCCAGATGGGAACTTGGATTTCATCGGACGCGTGGACAATCAAGTGAAAATCCGCGGGTACCGCATCGAGCTTGGAGCCATCGAGAAGACATTATTAGAACATGAAGCTATTAAAGAAGCAGCTGTGATTTGCAAGGAATGGAACGGTGCGAAATATTTGGTTGCTTTCTATGTGCCAACGGTTGAGCTTTTGGTACGGCAAGTCAAGGAGTACGCTGAGAACAAGCTTCCAACCTTTATGCTTCCTCAGACTTTTGTCCAGTTGGAAGCTCTACCGTTGACACCGAACGGAAAGATCGACAAGAAAAAACTTGCGCAGTACGAGCCGAATATGGAGATAGAAGCCGAAGCTTTTAAGCCTACGTCAGAAGCAGAGGAATTTTTACTGAATATTTGGCGAACGTTGCTGCGAAAGCAACAGATTGGTGTCCATCACAGTTTTTTTGAGTTGGGCGGGGATTCCCTGTTGCTGATCCGCATGCATGCAATGATTGAGAAGCATTATCCTGACCGTGTGACGGTAGCCGATCTGTTCGCCTATCCGACTATCGCAAAGCTGAGTCAGTTCTTGACGAAGGCAAATGTAAAGGAGAAGGAGCCGCTGTCATTGCCGAAGCTTCCGTTGCCGATAGAGTACTTCGGCTCGAGGAATACCGATTCAGGAGAGGCTTTCTTTACCTCAACTCCAAATCAACACCTGTGGGAAAAAGTGACCGAGATCGCCAGCCAGCAGCGTATAACTAGCCTCGATGTTCTCATATCTGTTGCCTTGTTTTTTTTCAATCAAGTGAGCAAGCAGCAGGTGATTACGTTGCACAGCATGTCCACAGATACCACAGAAGTATGCAATGTCACAGCTGATTTTGCGGCAACGGCTAATTTTACCGAGCTGTTTCATACGGTCGCTAGGCAACGCGCCAATCCAGCACAGTCGTATCCACTCCGTAAGGTCTGTGCAACGCAGCGGGCAAGTGACAAACAGAGTGTCACGCTCTTATTTTATGAGGAACACCGCATGCCGCAGGATGTGGATTTGACAACGGTCTATGATCTCTATTTTGGCTTACAACAGAAGCCGGAGCAGGTGATAATCACCTGTCACTATCAAAACAACCACCTGAACCGACAGAAAGTGAGACAACTTTTCCAATCTTATATGACTGTCCTTGCACAAGTATTCGAATCATACTCGTCTGTAAAAAGCTAA
- a CDS encoding type I polyketide synthase yields the protein MDFLSISVDQILQNSQTQIDEIQDKDIAVIGISLRFPMADTVQQFWNNIRNGVDCVQAIPAARRKDVDNLLRHLNKLHPSLSYAKGAYLDRIDTFDHTFFKISPNEARLIDPNQRIFLETAWSVLEDAGYGGDSLAGTRTGIYLGYGSDGDYKRYIAEIEPESIALATTGNVRPLIASRLSHIMNFRGPSMIVDTTCSSSLTAVHLACQAIRSGECEQAIAGGVQIHLIPVRNVEIGIESSTGHTRTFDDSSDGTGTGEGAACVLLKPLHKALRDGDHIYAVIKGSAVNHDGTSASLSAPNATAQEDVMINAWRKADFDPETITYMEAHGTGTKLGDPIEIDGIKRAFSKFTDKRQFCAIGSVKSNIGHLDNSAGIAGLLKAILALTHQELPPTLHFTRPNRNVSFEDSPVYVNDCLTKWHVNDHPRRCGISSFGISGTNCHIVLEEAPPKMHITNSEPCPTWQVLTLSAKTEEVLLTLVNRYRDVLTETDNRLEDICYTANTGRGHDAHRLGIPVRSLEQLQSALATISSVGLTEETLKTQGIWYGSHRMLLNEHEQREGRTLTEERMQMLSAKANAAVHQWLQSGKLDQDLLHKWLDLYIDGAKLDFGALFTEKKYYKIPLPTYPFAKTRCWLKVGTSSQSNAKLFYESIWKQKDLPMGTPSIGDGSVLIWKDEMGIGSQVSRLLQHQQIRVIEAEFGEQFRKRSDNTFEVRSDSLDDYHRLFQELKDVQISQILHFASITADCEAKTIDQLNVHLKKGVIGLFYLVKALGNQMNRNPLKLTLISQNVYEVTGSESYLRPESAALFGLGKAAHLELPELTFRCIDIEEDASVELLVHELRLSTQDFIVALRDGARYVEEINELDASTCGRDRDVKIKENGVYLITGGLGKIGLAFAKHLATRQHVHLVLIGRTRLPERGLWEQVVRSGEKTESTNKIKELQSLEQAGATVAYYPCDVASETELEATLQLIRERFGKIDGIFHCAGIGSRMQGSPIKTESIDIFQNVIAPKIQGTWLLNQLTIQDKLDFFYSFSSSITIVGGIGSSHYTAANSYLDAFSHARNKYGMRALALGWAAWGEDGILDNHKHLFQMLSDQDGIEAFEQIMDIKKSRVIVGRMNYSSSLFEIGEYLPFRLSDQLYTTVYNHRLSNQDQFPTTAVKTNVKDEVKLIGVPSDSFGEVELQIAQIWQEVLGFEEFHLYDNFFEIGGDSIMITKVHASLERIYPGKVVIGDLFSHPSISKLAAYIRAKEGVQRPKDRKEKKEPEKSADLTGDISDLLINIKRGKISIESAVKSFQSLEGQS from the coding sequence TTGGATTTCCTATCAATTAGCGTAGACCAAATCTTACAAAACAGTCAGACGCAAATAGATGAGATACAGGACAAAGATATCGCCGTGATCGGTATCTCCCTGCGCTTTCCGATGGCAGATACAGTCCAACAATTCTGGAACAACATCAGAAACGGTGTAGATTGCGTCCAAGCGATTCCAGCAGCACGACGTAAAGATGTCGACAACTTGCTGCGTCACCTCAATAAACTACATCCGAGCTTGTCCTATGCCAAAGGAGCATATTTGGATCGAATCGATACGTTTGATCATACCTTTTTCAAAATTTCTCCAAACGAAGCTCGTTTGATAGATCCCAACCAGAGAATTTTTTTGGAGACGGCGTGGAGTGTGCTAGAGGATGCCGGGTATGGTGGCGACAGCCTGGCTGGGACTCGGACGGGCATCTATCTAGGATATGGTTCGGATGGGGACTATAAACGCTATATCGCTGAGATCGAACCGGAATCTATAGCATTGGCTACGACGGGAAATGTACGTCCACTGATCGCCAGCCGTTTGTCGCATATCATGAATTTCCGTGGGCCAAGCATGATTGTCGATACGACATGCTCCTCCTCGCTAACGGCGGTTCACCTGGCTTGTCAGGCGATCCGTAGCGGCGAGTGTGAGCAAGCCATTGCAGGCGGTGTGCAAATCCATTTAATCCCGGTCCGCAATGTGGAGATCGGCATAGAATCCTCCACGGGTCATACGCGAACGTTTGACGACAGCTCTGATGGTACAGGTACGGGCGAAGGGGCGGCTTGCGTGTTGTTGAAACCGTTGCACAAGGCATTACGCGACGGTGATCATATCTACGCGGTGATCAAAGGGAGCGCGGTGAACCATGATGGCACTTCCGCCAGTCTGAGCGCACCTAATGCCACGGCGCAAGAAGATGTCATGATCAATGCATGGCGTAAGGCTGATTTCGATCCTGAGACCATTACCTACATGGAAGCCCACGGGACGGGAACTAAGCTCGGCGATCCAATTGAGATTGATGGGATTAAGAGAGCCTTTTCAAAATTTACTGACAAAAGGCAATTTTGTGCTATCGGTTCGGTCAAATCGAATATCGGACATCTGGACAATTCGGCTGGCATTGCTGGGCTGCTCAAAGCGATTCTTGCCTTGACCCATCAGGAATTGCCGCCGACGCTTCATTTTACAAGGCCCAATCGGAATGTGTCATTTGAGGATTCGCCTGTTTACGTCAATGACTGCTTAACAAAATGGCATGTGAACGACCACCCCCGGCGCTGTGGCATAAGCTCCTTTGGCATCAGCGGAACCAACTGCCACATCGTATTGGAAGAAGCACCACCGAAAATGCACATCACGAATTCGGAGCCATGCCCTACCTGGCAGGTACTGACGCTTTCAGCCAAAACAGAAGAAGTGTTACTTACGCTCGTAAACCGGTACCGAGATGTACTTACTGAGACTGACAATCGGTTAGAAGATATCTGCTATACCGCAAATACTGGCAGAGGTCATGATGCACACCGTTTGGGCATTCCGGTGCGCAGCTTAGAACAACTTCAGTCAGCACTTGCGACCATCAGTTCAGTAGGCCTCACGGAAGAAACGCTTAAAACACAAGGTATTTGGTACGGCAGCCATCGTATGCTCCTCAACGAGCACGAACAACGTGAAGGAAGAACTCTTACAGAAGAAAGGATGCAAATGCTGAGTGCCAAGGCCAACGCCGCCGTTCATCAATGGTTGCAAAGCGGCAAGCTGGACCAAGACCTGCTCCATAAATGGCTCGACCTATATATCGATGGGGCCAAACTTGATTTTGGAGCCTTATTCACCGAAAAAAAATACTACAAAATCCCATTACCAACCTATCCGTTTGCCAAAACACGTTGTTGGCTCAAAGTGGGTACTTCGTCACAGAGCAATGCTAAGCTTTTCTACGAATCAATCTGGAAGCAGAAAGATCTGCCAATGGGCACACCATCCATCGGAGACGGTTCTGTACTGATTTGGAAGGATGAAATGGGTATAGGTTCACAAGTAAGCCGACTTCTGCAACACCAACAGATACGGGTGATTGAAGCTGAATTTGGAGAGCAATTCAGAAAACGTTCAGACAACACATTTGAGGTGCGGTCCGATTCGCTGGATGATTACCACAGACTGTTTCAGGAGCTAAAGGATGTTCAGATCAGCCAGATATTGCATTTTGCTTCGATTACAGCTGATTGCGAGGCAAAAACGATTGACCAGCTAAACGTCCATCTTAAAAAGGGCGTCATCGGCCTCTTTTATCTGGTAAAAGCGCTAGGGAATCAAATGAATCGAAACCCGTTAAAGCTGACGCTGATTTCGCAAAATGTCTACGAAGTGACAGGGTCGGAAAGTTATTTGCGACCTGAGAGCGCTGCCCTGTTTGGTCTGGGAAAAGCGGCTCATCTGGAGCTTCCGGAATTGACCTTCCGATGCATCGATATAGAAGAGGATGCTAGTGTAGAGCTGCTTGTCCACGAACTGCGGTTGTCCACGCAGGACTTCATAGTGGCTCTGCGTGACGGAGCACGTTATGTGGAAGAGATCAACGAGTTAGACGCTTCCACTTGTGGTCGTGATCGAGACGTCAAGATCAAAGAAAACGGTGTATATCTCATTACTGGCGGCCTGGGGAAAATCGGTCTTGCATTTGCCAAACATTTGGCTACACGTCAGCATGTGCATCTAGTCTTGATTGGGCGTACCCGTCTTCCAGAGCGTGGGCTGTGGGAACAAGTCGTGCGATCTGGCGAAAAAACGGAGTCAACCAATAAGATCAAGGAGCTTCAATCACTTGAACAAGCAGGTGCAACGGTAGCTTACTATCCGTGCGATGTGGCAAGTGAAACCGAACTGGAAGCAACCTTGCAACTGATTCGTGAACGATTTGGAAAAATCGATGGGATCTTCCATTGCGCTGGCATTGGTAGCCGCATGCAAGGCAGTCCGATCAAAACCGAATCGATTGACATATTTCAAAACGTCATTGCTCCGAAAATACAAGGAACCTGGCTATTGAATCAATTGACGATACAGGACAAGTTGGATTTCTTCTATTCATTTTCTTCCTCGATCACGATTGTGGGCGGAATTGGCAGCAGCCATTATACCGCTGCCAACTCCTATTTAGATGCCTTTTCCCATGCTCGCAACAAGTATGGCATGCGTGCGCTGGCGCTGGGGTGGGCGGCATGGGGGGAAGATGGAATTTTAGATAATCACAAGCATTTATTTCAGATGCTGTCGGACCAAGATGGCATCGAGGCTTTTGAACAGATTATGGATATCAAGAAGAGCCGGGTGATTGTCGGACGGATGAATTATTCGTCTTCCCTTTTTGAAATCGGCGAATACCTGCCATTCCGCTTGTCTGATCAACTGTATACGACCGTCTATAACCACCGCTTGTCTAACCAGGACCAATTCCCGACAACAGCTGTGAAAACGAACGTAAAAGACGAGGTCAAACTGATAGGCGTACCTAGCGACTCTTTTGGAGAGGTCGAGTTGCAAATTGCCCAAATCTGGCAAGAGGTTCTGGGCTTTGAGGAGTTCCATCTCTATGACAACTTCTTCGAGATTGGGGGCGACTCGATCATGATCACCAAGGTGCATGCGAGTTTGGAGAGGATTTACCCCGGAAAAGTCGTGATCGGCGATTTATTCTCTCACCCGTCGATTTCCAAGCTCGCCGCATATATTCGTGCAAAAGAGGGTGTGCAACGACCGAAGGACAGGAAAGAAAAGAAGGAGCCTGAAAAGTCTGCTGATTTGACAGGGGACATTTCCGACTTGTTGATAAATATCAAGAGAGGAAAGATATCGATTGAAAGCGCGGTCAAAAGCTTTCAGTCCTTGGAGGGCCAATCATGA